Proteins encoded by one window of Seriola aureovittata isolate HTS-2021-v1 ecotype China chromosome 4, ASM2101889v1, whole genome shotgun sequence:
- the zbtb38 gene encoding zinc finger and BTB domain-containing protein 38 — MTVVSPCTQNLMDSAHPHTVLSKLNEQRSQGLFCDVTIVVEDVKFRAHKNILAACSGYFRNALTTPETWSSSQVLELMDLKSEVFASILNFIYCSKVTSPAVEDTGGLVAAGKRLGIPFLEKLAEQEKKDKCVKSADSSTAPVSKITKKEAPRPEEIDSARGPRITNAFSITEVCPGNNPFTPLVQPSGERQSPDVGQLPSSCPTTSCLSGNNETTHALSEHSYAVSKSTESKDSSQPDIKKVCKPAILQPKQLLYKNTGPLKKRHRLRGIVGKTILPAPAEPQTDKPNTITSTLADDVTAVAVMTPPPLFSGVETEKSVDPGLPTATDNVQMELGPPALSPHTEDSISIYGCEHCPEIFTNKALLTVHSEVHKKRFVSHLFCKFCHRKFIHLKRLRNHEQICPKAVRDPPKLDATDIPAKEVDLHSDDMPTIESIVTQLPPADLSSPCTPEPLQVDQSELQQEERVVRPGGSQRRYNCSVCKRVYVTLSSLKRHENVHSWQRAYPCHYCNKVFALAEYRTKHEIWHTGERRYQCIFCLETFMTYYILKNHQKSFHGIDPSLAVKKKSANGGLKASVYPIKLYRLLPMKFRKRKYKTYSQTYSESVERGDQAPQDSSSLIPPFEENGLISHPDTVSLPLTFMATTKTMAPVMPRITFDKPCDQDIDESLSSELEIPRGTRKEAENRDSPFINYNSTFSLQPDTEGYKGDPPVLMNSEYIGHNVPLLNSLNTVKKLGELSASAKRVEDMTKEILQSSTETLVRDKTVGAKTETYIAKPACPGPSVDGDTMPLCQITVKIGNEAIIRRRIKGSKLFPRKKRRVRELRDDESPSQCPSTRESSESPRLRLRPEVTVTKRPETYDDPNDCDTGDKLWRPYYSYKAKKKRKKLRFKHRKALFHRYPETTVDRDAATEAHLDRSNWLTEEFISGGSAEVKRSLTRNCSPRATYNCDICDSSFITETGLRAHVIGSHPCFCRTCGKQGPPGEAPAGGDYICNSCMENGSCFDNTPRSPNPEKKYRCSFCPQRFLYLATKRSHEKKHQETNEEEYNYDNFTPCIKYLGEDNKQDTIKTEDGDNQGGTDIKSERGDGGHFIIDKIKPKIEDTTDFMSLTTYQDMSYSNIKNPLSPCIDPLFSLTSSKVKHKMVKKRINALHSMHLISKKQARDRDSDSNKDILTGPATNSHNETSCKLFRKNDSETKGTHISIHKPEKWVCKEEPFF; from the coding sequence aTGACAGTGGTGTCCCCATGCACTCAGAATCTGATGGATAGTGCTCACCCTCACACCGTACTTAGCAAGCTGAATGAGCAGCGCTCACAGGGCCTCTTCTGTGATGTTACCATTGTGGTGGAGGATGTTAAGTTTCGTGCCCACAAGAACATCTTGGCAGCCTGCAGTGGGTACTTCAGGAACGCTTTGACAACTCCTGAGACATGGAGCTCCAGCCAAGTGCTGGAGCTGATGGACCTGAAGTCAGAGGTGTTTGCCAGTATCCTCAACTTCATCTACTGCTCAAAGGTGACATCACCTGCTGTAGAGGACACAGGGGGACTAGTTGCAGCTGGAAAAAGACTTGGAATCCCTTTTTTAGAGAAGCTCGCAGAACAAGAGAAAAAGGACAAATGTGTTAAATCGGCAGACTCTAGCACAGCCCCAGTGTCTAAAATAACTAAGAAGGAGGCTCCCAGGCCTGAGGAGATAGACAGTGCCAGAGGACCACGCATCACCAATGCCTTCTCTATCACTGAAGTGTGTCCTGGAAACAATCCTTTCACCCCTCTGGTACAACCCAGTGGGGAGAGGCAGTCACCAGATGTGGGACAGCTCCCATCAAGTTGCCCTACAACGTCCTGCCTCAGCGGGAACAATGAGACCACCCACGCCCTCTCAGAGCACTCATATGCAGTGAGCAAATCTACTGAAAGCAAAGACAGCAGTCAGCCGGACATTAAGAAAGTCTGTAAGCCAGCAATATTACAGCCAAAGCAGCTCCTTTACAAGAACACAGGCCCGCTTAAAAAGCGTCACAGGCTGAGAGGCATTGTGGGTAAAACAATACTTCCAGCACCAGCTGAACCACAAACAGATAAACCAAATACAATAACCTCCACATTAGCTGATGACGTTACTGCTGTTGCAGTCATGACACCACCTCCACTTTTTTCAGGggtagaaacagaaaagagtGTGGACCCCGGGCTACCCACAGCCACTGACAATGTTCAGATGGAGTTAGGTCCACCAGCCCTTTCCCCTCACACAGAGGACAGCATCTCAATCTATGGATGCGAGCACTGTCCAGAGATATTCACAAATAAAGCTCTTCTCACCGTTCACTCAGAAGTACATAAAAAACGTTTCgtcagtcatttattttgcaaGTTTTGTCACAGAAAGTTCATACACCTCAAACGGCTGCGCAACCATGAACAGATCTGTCCTAAAGCTGTAAGAGATCCACCTAAACTAGATGCCACTGACATACCAGCCAAAGAGGTGGACCTCCATTCAGATGACATGCCGACCATTGAGAGCATCGTGACACAGCTTCCCCCTGCTGACCTCTCCAGCCCTTGCACCCCGGAGCCCCTTCAAgtggaccaatcagagcttcAACAGGAAGAGAGGGTCGTGAGGCCAGGTGGCAGTCAGAGGAGATACAACTGCAGTGTGTGTAAACGGGTCTATGTCACCCTGTCCAGTCTGAAGCGGCATGAGAATGTACATTCCTGGCAGAGGGCCTATCCCTGTCACTATTGTAATAAAGTGTTTGCTTTGGCAGAGTACCGTACAAAGCATGAAATCTGGCACACAGGTGAAAGACGTTATCAGTGCATTTTCTGCCTGGAGACattcatgacatactatatcTTGAAGAACCATCAGAAGTCTTTTCATGGCATTGATCCCAGTTTAGCTGTTAAGAAAAAATCTGCCAATGGTGGGTTGAAAGCCAGTGTTTACCCAATCAAGCTCTACAGGCTTCTGCCTATGAAGTttagaaagagaaaatacaagACGTACAGTCAGACATACTCAGAGAGTGTTGAAAGAGGTGACCAAGCTCCACAAGACAGCAGCTCTCTTATCCCTCCATTTGAAGAAAATGGCCTGATCAGCCACCCTGACACTGTGTCATTGCCTCTGACATTCATGGCAACGACAAAGACGATGGCTCCTGTCATGCCTCGCATTACCTTTGACAAGCCATGTGACCAAGATATTGACGAAAGTCTGAGCAGTGAATTGGAAATTCCAAGAGGCACAAGAAAAGAGGCTGAGAATAGAGATTCCCCCTTCATTAACTACAACAGTACGTTCTCTTTGCAACCCGATACAGAGGGTTACAAAGGTGATCCTCCAGTGCTAATGAACTCAGAATACATCGGTCATAATGTGCCACTCTTAAACTCTTTGAACACTGTTAAAAAGTTAGGTGAGCTATCAGCCTCTGCAAAAAGAGTGGAGGATATGACCAAGGAGATACTTCAGTCAAGCACTGAGACTCTAGTGCGTGATAAAACGGTGGGCgcaaagacagaaacatatATTGCCAAACCTGCATGCCCAGGTCCATCAGTGGACGGTGATACCATGCCACTCTGTCAGATAACAGTGAAAATAGGCAATGAAGCCATCATCCGCCGCCGAATCAAAGGATCCAAGCTCTtccccagaaaaaaaaggagagtaAGAGAACTGAGGGACGACGAGAGCCCAAGTCAGTGCCCTTCAACAAGAGAAAGCTCAGAGAGCCCCAGGCTCCGCCTTAGACCTGAAGTCACTGTCACCAAAAGGCCAGAGACATACGATGATCCTAATGACTGTGACACAGGTGATAAGCTTTGGCGTCCCTACTATTCTTAcaaagctaaaaagaaaaggaagaagctGCGATTCAAGCACAGAAAAGCTTTGTTCCACCGTTATCCTGAAACAACTGTAGATAGAGATGCTGCCACTGAGGCCCACCTTGACAGAAGTAATTGGCTGACAGAAGAGTTCATCTCAGGTGGTAGTGCAGAGGTGAAACGTAGCCTTACCAGGAACTGCAGCCCGAGGGCCACCTACAACTGTGACATCTGTGATAGCTCTTTCATCACAGAGACCGGTCTGAGAGCTCACGTTATTGGTTCCCACCCATGTTTCTGCAGGACCTGTGGTAAACAAGGTCCCCCTGGTGAAGCACCCGCTGGCGGTGATTACATCTGCAACAGTTGTATGGAAAATGGCTCCTGCTTTGACAATACACCCCGGAGCCCCAACCCAGAAAAGAAGTATCGCTGCTCCTTCTGTCCCCAGCGTTTCCTCTACCTTGCCACCAAGAGAAGCCATGAGAAAAAACACCAAGAGACAAATGAGGAGGAATATAACTATGACAACTTTACACCATGCATTAAATACCTAGGTGAAGACAATAAACAAGACACCATCAAAACAGAAGACGGTGACAATCAAGGGGGCActgacataaaaagtgaaagggGAGACGGAGGACATTTTATCATTGATAAAATTAAACCTAAAATTGAGGACACAACTGACTTTATGTCTTTGACTACATACCAAGACATGTCATATTCCAACATTAAAAATCCATTATCACCCTGCATTGACCCACTGTTTTCCCTGACATCCTCGAAGgtgaaacataaaatggtgaaaaaaaggATCAACGCACTGCATTCCATGCATCTCATCTCAAAAAAGCAAGCCCGTGACAGAGACAGCGATAGCAACAAGGATATTTTGACGGGGCCAGCAACAAACAGTCACAATGAGACATCCTGTAAACTGTTTAGGAAAAATGACTCTGAGACTAAAGGTACCCACATTTCTATACACAAGCCAGAGAAATGGGTCTGCAAAGAGGAaccatttttttaa